One genomic window of Ammospiza nelsoni isolate bAmmNel1 chromosome 4, bAmmNel1.pri, whole genome shotgun sequence includes the following:
- the LOC132072263 gene encoding T-cell surface glycoprotein CD8 alpha chain-like, with product MDTSPAPLLLLALGFCCPGIYGQKLEMKVRSPKDIGQLRVGQRLELECHTDRSHGASWIRQDSSGTLHFIAFINSMSRLTFEGGQRTSTLFEASKDSTIYRLAVTSFTPRDQGSYFCVMNLNQMLHFSPGQRAFLPAPTTVAPSTPAPTTQGSTTEEPNLTTADPEGRMQGDLNFFCHTFIWVPLAGACLLLLLALVITIVLCQQTRRRRCRCKRPANGKPPTKPRTPN from the exons ATGGACACgtctcctgccccgcttctgctGCTCgctctgggattct gctgccctggcatCTACGGCCAGAAACTTGAGATGAAGGTCAGGTCTCCCAAGGACATCGGGCAGCTCCGGGTGGGacagaggctggagctggagtgTCACACTGACAGGAGCCATGGGGCATCCTGGATCCGCCAGGACAGCAGTGGGACCCTTCACTTCATTGCCTTCATCAATTCCATGTCCCGGCTCACGTTTGAGGGGGGGCAGAGAACGTCCACACTCTTTGAGGCGAGCAAAGACAGCACGATCTATCGGCTGGCAGTGACATCTTTCACACCACGGGACCAGGGCAGCTATTTCTGTGTGATGAATCTCAACCAAATGCTGCACTTCAGCCCTGGCCAGCGAGCCTTCCTCCCAG CCCCCACCACAGTGGCACCCAGCACACCAGCACCCACCACCCAGGGCAGCACCACTGAGGAGCCCAACCTCACAACTGCAGATCCAG AGGGAAGAATGCAGGGAGATCTGAATTTCTTCTGCCACACCTTCATCTGGGTGCCCTTGGCAGGtgcctgcctcctgctcctgcttgcCCTGGTGATCACCATCGTGCTGTGCCAAC AAACCAGAAGACGAAGATGCAGGTGCAAGAG ACCTGCAAACGGGAAACCTCCCACGAAACCCAGGACACCAAACTAG
- the CD8B gene encoding T-cell surface glycoprotein CD8 beta chain, producing the protein MAWPWLHLCICLQIPGFYTTLLLAQTPGHILTQTSNKTEILCDLKKEHTGVYWYRWSQERQQFQFLLFSNTMGRATYGPGVSQDKFSVHEARSQSSYSLHISHLQPSDSGIYYCSAFQSSQLLLGTGTQLSVVDVLPPKTTQTPVSKKPPPRTTKRKAASREGPCSPLVWIPLAAAVLLLLLSLVPTAYRLHRLRRRLRLRIHRQ; encoded by the exons GTTTTTATACAACTCTGCTACTAGCCCAAACTCCAGGGCATATTCTAACCCAAACCAGCAATAAAACTGAAATCCTCTGTGACCTGAAGAAGGAGCACACCGGGGTCTACTGGTACCGCTGGAGCCAGGAGAGGCAACAATTCCAGTTCTTGTTGTTCTCCAACACAATGGGCAGAGCCACCTATGGCCCTGGTGTGAGCCAGGACAAGTTCAGTGTCCATGAGGCGAGGTCCCAGAGCTCCTACAGCCTGCACATCAGCCACCTGCAGCCCTCAGACAGCGGCATCTACTACTGCTCCGCGTTCCAgtcctcccagctgctcctgggcactggCACACAGCTCTCTGTGG tTGATGTTTTGCCTCCAAAGACCACGCAGACACCAGTGTCCAAAAAGCCTCCGCCGCGCACAACCAAAAGGAAagctgccagcagggaag GTCCCTGCAGTCCCCTGGTCTGgatccctctggctgctgctgtcctgctgctgctgctgagcctggtGCCCACCGCCTACCGCCTGCACC GTCTGCGGCGGAGGCTGCGGCTTCGCATCCACAGGCAGTAA